A segment of the Caretta caretta isolate rCarCar2 chromosome 13, rCarCar1.hap1, whole genome shotgun sequence genome:
AGGGCTGAGACCCGGCACCTctaggcctggcagttcatagccccaggaTCTCTGGGCTtgttgcatcagttatgaatgtaaaaaaattgctttttcattacaaattaaggaCTGCATGCATGCATCCATCCAGGCTGACACACTAGTGCCTATCACCTTAGCATCCAGTTTATAGACCATTGTTGGACATTAACAAGGCGTTTGCTATTGCAAATATTCTAGCAGGTCTGAAACCATGGACACTGAAATAGAGCTTAAGATAGAGGCGTCTAATTGGCTGGGTGGCAGGTGCAGCACTTAGGAACCCTCATAGCTGTAGAGATGGGTCTGTGTCTCACAGCCAGTTTTCAGCACGCCTTGGTGACTCTTGATTTAAACTGGCAGCTTTTCAAATCAGCTCCCTGTGTTTAAAAACGGCCTCTCCTCTGCAATGGGCTGTGTGTTGTACAGGGAGTGACCAGCTCCATCGGTTGACAAGGGTGGACCTCGCAGCTTAAGCTGCAGGAGCAAAAATGTGGGGTGAATGTTCAGAAGACGTTCACAGCTAGAGTACAGAAGCAACTCTGCCACAGAACACGCTGCCATGAGGGGAGGTGAAGCTGACATTGTTGGTGTAAGTCATGGGCAGACCCATCTCTCCAGGACAGCACAGGATTGAAGCTGCCAACTGGGGCACAGCGTTGGGAGGACACAGTGGATGACCCATCAGAGCGGGCTCTTCCAACCCGGCTGATGCTACAGATGACTGCTTAGGACAAGTTAATCAAGGACAGAAATGTACCATGTGCCGTAAAACAAGAAGATGACCTGGTAAATAAGGTAACTGTGCACATGCACTCATTGGTATTATATCCTTTATATTTTATAAGTAATTTCAATTTTCTGAATCCCTTAAATCATAGCTTCTAAAGCCACAAAACACAATTATTCAaataggaaactttttttttttaaaaagagggggCAGTTGTATATTTCTTTCCTTGTCAATGTTCTTAGGATCTGGATTTGTACTGGATAATAACTGCTGGAAAATGAATGGAGATGGTCTATATGGGTTTATGATCCGCTGCATGTTACGTAATATACCCTGGGAATCAGGCTGGGTAATATCTGAGGGTATGTGTGTAAGGAGAGGGGGGTGATCAAAGCATGTGTGTCAGGGTGAAAAATGGCTGTCTAGTGGAATGCAGGAAGTTTTCTACTTTACATACCCAGCATGGCACAGCTGGTGAGGTGTGTCCTGGGTAGGTCCCACCTGCCTCTCAAGCCCTGGATATTGGCCGAGATGGGAGGCAGGACCTGGGATTGGATGGATCAAGGCTCATATCCATTCTGGCAAATCCCATGTTCTGCTGTCTCTTGAGTCCAAGTGTAGCGCGCACATCGGGAACTTCCATTCGTTCATTCCAGTGGGTGACAGACCCATACTGATGACAGCAGCTGTGACTGGCTTAATGTGGAGAGGGCTCTTGTCTTATGGACTGCAACACTGGAGAAAGTCAGTTCTGAAATGGCAGGCTAGCTGCTGGGGATTATGGGTAAACATTGTCAACAAGGTAAAATGCAGAGCAGGATTTTATTGTTCCTCATTGAGAGGGGCTAATTAGATGCACAAATGTTAATCCCCAGCAGAATGGTTTGACCACCCTTAGCTGGTGTGATTGCAAGATCTCTGCATGGTAAAGCCACCCCCCAGAATGCCTTGTGTGCATGCTCCATCTGCCATGCAGCCCTGACCACCAcgaccaccagcaccacccagtaGAGGGACCCCTACCCCTCCCGGTCCACCCCACTACAAGGACAGGCTGGAGCGTGGCAGGGAAAATACACAGGGGTCCATGTGCTCTGCTattctcagatgaaaggtgctatctAAGTGCAAATTATTATGAGTGCAGAATggggccaggcaggcagggccagggcaaggAGGGATTCCCAGTGGGTTAGAAGAACAGAACTTGTAGCTCCAGTATAAGCCTGCTCTGAAATAAAGGGAGAGAGTCGGGGTGGCGTCGCTGGGAAGAGAGTCAATGGCCAGGGGGTAGGCAGCAACCTCAACAGGCCCCCTCAGGGGTTTACACTCTGGATGGCCATGGATCATATGCACATTGCCAGATGCTACAGCACTGGTGAGCTGAGCCCATGGTAACTATCCCCCTTTCCTCTGGTCACCTCCTCCACACAGCACTTGAATTCAGGAGGTCAGATCTTTGGGGGAATGGGAGCCATCTGGACTGACCTGCTGTGAACAGGATCGACTGAGGCTAGGAATGGTTGACATGCTCAAAGGGCTGAGGGACGGGAGTGTGAAGATTCATCTTCTCCTGGGAGGGGCATTTGTGAGGGGGCCAGCTCGTCCCTAATGCAGAGCAGGGTTAACGCCTCATAGCATGTGCTTTAAGGCATTTTCCATGGGGTCGGCCCGCTGGGACTCTGGGCCAGAGGCAGCACAGGTGCTCAGGGAGGAGGGGCACAGCATGTGTACAGAAGGTGGGACGGGCGCCTCCCGGCTCTAGTCGTCTTTGTCTTTGGCTCCGTGCTTGAGGATGCGGGTGAACTCCACGTAGTTGAAGTTGCCTTTCTTGTCGATGGGGGCCTCTCGGTACATCTCGTCCACCTCCTCGTCTGTGAACCTGTCCCCCATGGTGGTGAGCAGCTCGCGCAAATGGTCTTCGTGAATGAAACCTGCAAGGGGGCAATGAATGGCAGGGAAGAGGAAAGATAAAGGAGGTGGAGTTAATGCAGCTGGAGTGCCCGAGCGAATGGAGCCGGGGAACAGAACTCTGaactggctcctgggaagcactgGCCAGGGAGAGCCCAGGATGACCTAGCACCGGGAGAACGGGGTGTTTCTAAAGAGACTGGTCCAAGGATTTGGCAGCCCTTGCTACATGGTGTCGCGATTCCAGGGACCAAGGACACTGGGCTGCAAATGTTAACAGTGGCACCGCAATGGGACGAGAGCTGCCGTGAACAGGTGGCCGGAGATTCAAATCTGAGCCCCTTAGGAACAGGATGGCCTCTTCCCAGTCAGCGCAGTATGCAAAGCGACCCTGGAGGCCACAGAGAGTGGGATAGTGCCCGCACCCGGGATTCACACTGCCAGGGGGATTCGTGAGGGGCTGAAGGGGAGAGCGTGGGTCTCAGAAGGAGCTCAGTGGATCAGCATCCCCTGCAGGAAGGGTATCCCTCAGCAGACAGCATTTTCTGAGTCAGTGGTTCTGTGATCCTGCAGCCTGGACAGTGCCCCTCAATCGCAGCTCTCGGGACCCCCCGTTATTCCCTTCCCAGGTGGATCTGAGCAAAGGCAGCATCATGCCTTTGTTCTGCAGACAAACCAAGGGAGGACAAGGATGCTGGGTCCCACTCTATGAGCTTGCCAGGCTTTTGAACTAGAGCAAAAGGCTCCTCCTTCGGGCTGGGCATTGGATGGGCCCCAGAAAACTGGCTTAGGCCCGGATCCTCAATGATACGTAGGagcctctctcccttctgggCCCTCAGCCCCGGGTTAAAGGCAGCCACCCTGGCCAGCCCCACACACCTCTGCCTGGGAGCCAGGCACTGGGGGAGCAATGCTGCCTGCTCCACTGGCTGGCTCAGCCCAGCATCCCTGGCTGGCATGGGGCTGACTGAGCAGCCAGCCTGGCCCCTGTTACCATACCTGTCGCGTCCTCGTCGAAGCAGGCAAAGGCATTGCGGATGACGTCTTCTGGGTCGGTGCCGTTCAGCTTCTCTCCGAACATGGTGAGGAACATGGTGAAGTTGATGGGACCCGGCGCCTCGCTCATCATGCCCTCCAGGTACTCGTCAGTGGGGTTCTTCCCTGCCATACAGAACCAGCGCAGGGTGAGCCGCTGCACTCCTATGCCTGCTCAGCTGAGGGGCTCTGGGTACTTGAAACATGACTAAAGCCTCATGACACACGGGAATGAttgttccccattttacaggtggggaaactgaggtatggaaGTGAAGCAACTggtccaagatcacccagcaagtcagtgacagagccaggactagaacctaggagtcctgattcccaggtcCCTGTTCTAATCACTAGATTAGACCCAAACCCAAGGCAAGCGCATGGCTCGGGGACACCAAAATCGCTCTTTGGGAGGCAGAAATGaggcccacagcccagctgttcGCTGGTCAGAAATGTCAGCATGGAGGGGCCAGGATCTCACAGGATCTTTCTGGGTAGTCAGACAAACGGGGACCTTAAGCAGCTGGTCCCGTTGGCCCTCAGCCTGCATTCCGGGTGCATCTGGAGGATCCCCCAGTCTGTATCTTCTCTGCCCCCCCTGTTCTAAACCCCATGTGTCCTGACTGGACAAAAGCAGCAGGtaagttcatagattcatagatatttaggtcagaagggaccattatgatcatctagtctgacctcctgcataacgcaggccacagaatttcacccaccactcctacaaaaaaaacctcacacctgtgctattgaagtcctcaaattgtagtttaaagacttcaaggagcagagaatcctccagcaagtgacccatgccccatgctacagaggaaggcgaaaaacctccagggcctcttccaatctgccctggaggaaaattccttcccgtccccaaatatggcgatcagctaaaccctgagcacatgggcaagattcatcagccagatactacagaaaattctttcctgggtaactcagatctcaccccatctaatagcccatcacaggccattgggcctatttaagTTCTTCAAAAGCACCCGAGTCCCATCTTCCAAAGTGACTGAGGCACTCAGCAGCCTGGGTCTCACTGGAAGtcaatggcccagatcctcaaaggtattaaggCACCCAGCTCCCTAACGCCcgtgagaatctgggccttaggtCCTTCTGAAAACATTATGGGTTCGCCTTTCTCGCTGAGTATCCCGGCCAGCTGAGTAGTGCAAAGAAGTGCTCATGAATATTTGTCTTCACTTCTAAATGGGCTCGCTTCGGCCATGTTCACACACCCGGGGCATCCATTTGTCACAATCAGAAGGCTGCATTGTGCCAGCACGTGTGTCCCTGCAGTGCCAGCATTCCACTTGCTTTCCAGCAGGGTTCACCACAGATACGGGACCATAAGGGTTCCCGCCAGCCCGCTCAAGGACATGGACCGCATGACTGCCGACAGCCTGAGGGCTGGAGCGCTGGCATGCAAATTCGGAACGGCTGGCCTCCGGGGAAGCTAAATTCCTGACACGTGTCCCCCAGGAAGTTTGATTAACCCGCAGAGTGGAGAGAATCCCAGTctgcccctgcctgctgcccagAGAGAGGGGCAACCTTGTCTGACAATCTATTCCTCACCCAGACCCCTTCATTCAGCTCTTCCCATTCCATCATACCGCTTTTCCCTCAGCGGGAGCCGGCCTGTACAGctcagtgccctctggtgggtgCGGCTGCAAACAGCTCTCTTTGTGCCCGGCTTCAAAACACACGTTTTACAGTCTGAGCCCAGCCCCTCTTCCCCTCGCTTTTGTGTGCAGttaggtggggaatggggggagctCTGCCTCCTGGCTGCACTAGGACTTCAGAACAGGTTTGGTAGCCAGGTCAATAATTGACAGACCTCCTGGGTAGTGGGGGGGACTGCGGAGGcaggaaggaaagaggagagaggagGTTGAAATCCACCTGGCCTGCAGCTAAGCAGAAAGAACTTTGGGTGGGGGAACTTGGCAAAACTTGCAAGTCAAAACGAGCTGGAGCCTTGGGCTCTGCTCCTATCCCCAGAGAGCCTTTTTTGTGCTGGCTGACCTGCTAAACAAGCCAGGGCAGCGCTGGCTGGGAATCTCAGTCACACACGTACACCTTTCCGAAAGCTCTGGAGAGCAGCGTCTCCAAAGAAAACAGTCCCATAACCCTCCTTCCTCTCCGGCTCAGGCTGTTGTGGCTGTGAACTTTAGTGCTCGGGCGGAGTGGAGAAGTAATGAGCAACAGGGTACAAACAGTAATAATACTTTGTGCTTACGCAGACCTTTTCGCCCATGGATCTCAGTGCAGTTTACTAAGGAGGCAGGGGAATCATTGTCCcctttctacagatggggaaactgaggtacagaaggGAAGGGATTTGCTCAAGGTTACAGAGCAACttgatggcagagctgggaatagaaacccaggtctccccaccCGGTGTCCTGGAAATACCCACCACTGCGATTTCTTGTGGAGTATTGGCATTTCCTTTATTGTTAGCTGAATGCAAgcaattgggggagggaggaggaggagtattaGCTCTTCCAAAGACCTTCAGAACATGGCCCAAGGCAATGCTGTTTTCCTGCAGCCTTGTCTACATTATGTTTTGCCACTTTAATTAtagtaaaagggggaaaaaaacccaaaatccaaGTGTGGGTGCAATTATACTGTTATTAAAGTGCTTAGACCAGTGTAGCTTACTGCAGTTCAGCAAAGCCGGCATAAAGAGCCTCATACCACTATCACTATGCTAGAGCTTTACTGGCATAACTGTGCTGGCAAAAACACACGTGTGTGCGCCGCCCGCCTCTGTCCAACAGAGCCATGCCAGTAAAACTTTTCAAGTGTTGACTGGGCCTGCGTCTGCCCACAGACAAACAGCTGAGAGGTGGGGCCAGCTCCTTCCACACCAAAGGGGTGCGAACATGGGTCTAACTGAGAAGTAGCTGCATTAACTATTTCAGTGCTGGCACTTTAAGGAGAAGCCTCCAGTTATTACGCTCCCCCCATGTGGTTAGGTTGATTTGAAAGGATGGTCCATAGGGATGAATGGTTTAGCACAtatttggtggggtggggagtgggcctTAACACAGGAcaaaggaagggggaaggggaagacatTCAAGGGCAAAACCCAGTGGGAGGGGGATAGGAAGGAAGCTCTTTGGGGAGCTGTCTGTGCAGCACCAACCACAGTGGGGCCCAACCTGTAGGCCTCTGGACACTACTGCAGTAGAAACGTAAACCATAATCAGCCACTTTCTAtatgccctgggaggggagagaccCCTGCAGCATGTGGTAAGATTTCCAGGATGTCTAAGTCTAtatgccctgggaggggagagaccCCTGCAGCATGTGGTGAGATTTCCAGGGCGCTGGCTCTATACCACAGCCAGAATATTTGTATTTCAGCCTACCTGGCTTCTCTTttacagcccagagccctgtctgCCCTGCAGCTTGACCCGTGCTAGCAACAAGCGGGAATCAGGACCCATAAGGTATTAGcatggcctgggggctgcattTACACACacttctttgggacagggatgggAAGCCCTGTGCCAATGAGGGCTCTGCTGTGCCCCAGAGATACTGGCCCCTACCCCAGGGTGCTGCCACTCAGCCTCAGGGTTCTTGCAAGGGAAGTCAGGTGATTTGCAGCCCAGACTGGCCTCAGTGACCAATGACCCCCTCTGGGCCACAACCAGGGAGCCAACGTAGTCAGGGCAGATCCTAAAGTAAACCAAACCCAGGGACAGTCTTTAGAGCCACCGTGGCTCAGACTGTGCTATAAACAGTCGGGCCTCGGGTCCGTGGGAGGCAGGGAGCGGAGCTTTGAGTCACATCCCGTCCAGCCCCGCCGGTGGAAGAGGAAGGGAGAGATCACGAGTGCTGGACTAACGCAACCAAAGGGGTGGGTAAAAGGTTTTGTCTGGCCCtggggggcagcaccctggggtGGCCTCAAATAGATTTCAATAGCTGGGTGCGGATCCAGAACTCGGCACATTTCCCTGCATAGAGGGGACTGTGACAGGGATTGGGCTGGAGTGTTTTCCCACCCCTACTCCCGAGGGTCTCTCCCTGGAGAGGGTGATGGTGCTGGAAGTGGAGCAGCAGAACAGGGTTCACCTACATAACCCACAACGAACAGGTAGCTGTCACCCCCCAGTGGCCAGCGTGTGTATAGCAGTTTGATTCTGCTCTGTTAGCTCAAGGAGTAAAGGCTCCTGCTTTCAGACCCAGAGGTCCCGTGTTTGATTCCCAAAGACGCACCAACCCAGGGACAGTGTTACCTCTGCAGGGGAGTATTCTGCACCAACGTAGCTGTACCAGTACAGATTCCTTGTGCAGACACACTGCAGCAGTGTGAAAAGTGACAAGTCACTTTTTTCACCTGTGTTGCTCACCTGCACTAGGGATTTGCACTGGTGGAGCAGTGTTAGTGTTGCTTCCCCAGTGCAAAGGGTTCCTGGGATAGACAAGCCCCAGCCTTTACTGAACTGTGCTGCCAGTTTCCCTGAGGGGATCGTTTATTTAAATAGGAGGGTGACGcggaagagagggctgaagaggTCAGAGACCTTCAACATAGAGTAACTGTCAAATACCTATAGGGCTACTCCCCGTTCCCCAAGCACAGTCCCTGTGGCCTACCAGCTGACCAGTGCAGGCACCCTGTTGGATTGGCACTTGTTACCTAGAGACGCCAGCATGTCATGCAGATCCTCCTTGTCGATGAAGCCATCGCGGTTCTGGTCAATCATGTTGAAAGCCTCCTTGAACTCCTGGATTTGCGACTGGTCAAACATGGCAAAGACATTGGAAGTAGCACGCTGGGGGCGCTTCTTGGTGGTTTTGGCCTTGGCTCTCTTGCTGGACATCTTGGCAGCTGGTGATCTACCTCCTGAGTGAGACAGGGAAAGCAGAAAGGAGACTGACCAACCAGGGGAACAGACAGACTCAACAGGAATGGAGTGGAGCAATCTATCTGAGTGATTTCAGCAGGGCCTGCATCGACACTGGCCTTTTTCTAGGCCTTTTCCAGAGTCCGCTCTTACACTGACCCACCCACGCTCCCTCCATGTAAGACATTAAGAATGTGAGAAGAGAAAAATACTCCAGGAAGCGAGCTAGCAGCCTTCTCGGCCGAGATCTGCCCCTGCAGCCGCTTCTGGTGTGCAGTCACCAGGCCACCAGCTGTACCCGCTGGTCTCAGACTCCAAACTGTCCTTTGGGGCCTTTAATTAGCCCAGTCTGCAGAGAGAGGCTTCTAgctgagcatccagcagctccacccagggctggctccaggcaccagctttccaagcaggtgctcgGGGCGGCTTTTAGAATGGGGCGGCCGTCCGTGTCCCGcagcggcaatttggcggcagctccgTTGCTGTTGTGGAGGCGGCGATTCGGCGGtggctgcttggggcggcaaaattggtagagcccccccccggctccgccaTGGGGACCCGCCTCCCCTGCTACAGCAGCTTGCTAGGGGCTGTGAGGGTCCTGGATCAAGTCTCAAGTGTCATGGGGCTTATGTGACAAATCCCCCATCGCCCCTCCAGGGAGGGACTCCACACTATGGGCACTTGGAGTGTGCCAGACTTTGCCCCACTTGCTGCGGGTGTAAGCTCGGTGTAACTCCACCACCCCTAGTGTATGTgcctgaaagcagaatttggcccatcctTAACCAGAAGAGCCCTGTGCAATAGACAAGCATCCCTCAGGAtactggggagaggggggctccCTGGTCAGAGGGGGCCCAGCAGATGGagtgctgcagagctgcctgTTACTGACCCCAGTCCCCTGAGCCCAAGGGCAACCCCTCAGGTCAGGCAGAGTGTCCCCGTCTTTAGGATTCTTGCACGGAAGGGGTTATAGATGTGCAGAGAGTTCCCAATACCAGGGCAAGAGCCCGGCCATCCTCCCCTCCATCACAAAGCCTTGCAGTGATCTGCTTGCCTTGTACACTTTAAACACACAAAGAAAGGCTCACAAACGAAGACCTGGGCTCTGGGCTGCCTTCCCAGTGCAGGCCCTGTTAGGAACAAGCAGGAAGTTGGTTATCTGCTCCTTGCAGATTCCTAGCAttccactccccgccccctgccctcttTGTTTCGCCAGAAAGCCGTTTGCCGAGCTGGGCTCACCCCCGCAGCAGCAGCTTGTGACCTAGGGCTAGGGGGTTCCAGCACACTGAGCTGTaatctggggcaggggatgggggagagggctgTGATTTACACCCAGGATGGCCTAATGAGCATATCCAGCAGCCCCgtgcaggagagcagcagccactcTTGCATGGGTGGGCTCTGTCACGGCAGGGAGAGGGTTAACAGTTACAGATCTCAGAGCACCTGGCCCTGAGCTCACTCAcgctgcccccatcccctcccctagCAAGGCCATGAGACTCAGCTCAGAGAACAGCCGCTATGTCTCCCAGCTCCTAAGCAGGGTGCGGCATTGCAGCCTGCAGGGGAGAGGCCAGGCCCCTTCATGCCAGCACCTTTGCTGAGCATTTGCCATGGGGGCTGCTGATACCATCATGCCAGGCCTGCTTTCTAAACCCCAGCAAGTCTCCTAGCAACTCCCCTGGCTGGGGATTGCCCCCAGCCAGGTGCCTGCCCATCATTCCTGCATGGGTCACGTGACTCGCTATCCTGTTACTGTATCAGCTGGGTGGGAacaggctgctctccccagatcTTCAGTAGGTGAACAGTCCGCAGTCTGCTACATAGTTGAATATTTTTTCCCTGTAGCCTGGTTGTGGCTCTTCCTCTGATCATCTGCTTAGGGATTTAATTGCTCTGGTAAGTTCCAGTCACATCACCTGCTTGGTATGCCCTAATGGTGCAAGGCATCTTGCTGCTGGATGGACTCCCCACCTACCTGGTCCATTTCACCTGGTCAGTTACCGCCCAAGGGCTCAGTTCAGGGTACCATCATCAGCCCACCCTAACTGACTGATTCCCACATGGCTGCACCTCACCTGCCAACTGAGGGACTTGAGTCATCATTGCCCCTTTTCAGGCTCCTGCACAGGGGAGGTAGGACAGGTGTCACCTGCCTCTCCAGGGAAAAATCCTTCACTCCGGGGGGCCTATGCATTACCTCCACAGAGAGCTGTGGGTGGGTGCAGGAATCATGGCCAGGGAATACCAGCACCCCGCAGTGGCTGTTGTAACAAGAGTGGGAGTTACTGTGGCTGCCGAATGAACTCACATGGGCCATGATAAAAGACACAAACATCCTATCATTTGTGGGTGAGCACTTCTCACAAAGCAACCGCTCCATAAACCTCTCAGTCCTCGGCCGCAAAGGAAACCCGCACAGCACTGTCAAAAGAGCTTAAACTCATTactctgctgctggggtgggggaaggtcaATGATCCCAAAGGTCACAGGAACTTCCTGACCCCTGGAGGTTTCTACCTTCGTGTCTGCACACAAACTTGCAGTGGTTTGGTTACAGGTGTGGTTTTAAACTGACTCTGTTATACTGAAAAGGGTTTGGTGCTAGTTTAAGAGTGTCGTATATCCGCTTAGCACATGTcttccctattgacttcagctaaACTGCAGTAAGCCACTCTTAAACCGGGACATGAGCATCTACCCAGGACCTGGCACCTATTTAACTGacctaatttttaaacaaattcaccTACTAACCAGTGCAGCattcttgtgtagacaaggccttggagCGGCTGCTAGGCCTGTACAGCAGGAGCAAACACTAGGCCCACGGCAATAGCAAGTTCAAAGCCCAGCTGCCTAATGCAGCAAGAGGGCTCCAGGAGAGGCTCATTCAGTCAATCTCATAGCAGCTGGAGGTAGAGACTTAGTTTAAGGCTGCGACAGCCTCTCACTACATGCAGGTAACAGCCCACAGCTAGGGATGAATCCACTGTTATGTTTGCCACAGGATGGCACTGATGAGTCACAACTGCTTCCTCTCCCTCACCCGTCATCGCAGGAGACCGTAACCCGGTAATGTTACTAACCGATTAGTTGCAATAATACCAGGCACTTATATTGTGCTTCACACAGCTGAGTCCTCCCAACGCCTCTGGGGAAGTAGGTTGGTATCATCACCCCATTTTGCAGCAAGTGCATTttacccccattttgcagatgggaaaactgaggcagaggcgGAAGCCCATATTTCCAAGCATTCCCTCATTCTGGGTGCCCAAACTGAGTTGTcaaggatctgattttcagaggtgctgtgcaCCCACAACTGCCATTGTCTTCAGCGGGAGACTAGGGTGCTTCTCTGAAAGCCAGACCGCttcctttaagatgtctcaagtgGGGCACCCAGAGTTAATGCAGATGGTTAGCCCCACATTTCCAAGCAACTTGCCTAGCATAACTCAACAACCAGCAGGAGAGACAGGATGAGAACTGGGGGCCTCCTGGTTCCGAGCCCCTTGTGCATGGATCTGTGCCTCAAGCCTGCTGGCTGATCAAGTTCAGAATGTccctagtggttaaagcacagaactgggagtcaggagatctgcatGCTGTTTATAGCCTTCCATgcgatgaccttgggcaagtcacatcattgctctgtgcctcagtttctccatcagtgAAGCGTGGATGTTAGCACGCACCTGCTGTGCGGGGGGAGGTGTGAGGCTGAATTCATGCctgtttggaaagtgctttaaGCTCCATGGGGGGAAGTGTAGAGTATTGTTATGATTGGTGTGTGCCccctatgccaggctggggaacaCGCCCACCTGCATTCCTGGCTTATGTGGCATGGGTCACAAAGCAGTTAAGGCACCATGTCATGTTGCATTAGGCTGCACGATACCGCTCAGTGCTATGTGCCAGAAAACACACCCCGGCTGTTTTGGCCACCTCATGTGAGCTGTTCTGGGAAAGGCCATCCACGCTTTGCAACTGGGGCATTGCTACGGACAAACCTAACAAGGCCTT
Coding sequences within it:
- the MYL9 gene encoding myosin regulatory light polypeptide 9, which produces MSSKRAKAKTTKKRPQRATSNVFAMFDQSQIQEFKEAFNMIDQNRDGFIDKEDLHDMLASLGKNPTDEYLEGMMSEAPGPINFTMFLTMFGEKLNGTDPEDVIRNAFACFDEDATGFIHEDHLRELLTTMGDRFTDEEVDEMYREAPIDKKGNFNYVEFTRILKHGAKDKDD